ATCCAATGTTTTGAAGAACCTTCTTTTCGGCTTTTCCTCTTCGTAATCATCTTCTATATCATCATCAAAGAATTCATCTTCATCGTCGTAATCGTCATTTAACCGGATTGCATCTAAAAACTTGTCTAATACGCTCATTTTTTAATAATCTCCTATTATTTAGTGGGAAGTACCGTAATTACGGACTCCGAAAATCCCTGTGCCGACACGAACCATGGTTGCCCCTTCTTCGATTGCAATTTCATAATCGTTGGTCATTCCCATGCTCAAAATATGCACATTAACATTATTAATGTTTTTCTCATTGATGTCAACACCTAATTGGCGCAATCCTCGAAAAACTGCCCTGTTATCTTCCGGGCATTCCACATAAGGTGCAATTGTCATAAGGCCTTCAATGCGGAGATTTGGATAATCGGCAATTGCTTCAATGAAAGGAATGACTTCCTCCGGAGAAACACCAAATTTGCTCTCTTCAGCTGCCACATTTACCTCAATCAGGACAGATACCTGACATTGTTTCTTCACTGCCTCATCACTAATTGCCTTTGCAAGCCGCATAGAATCTACAGAATGAATCAGGCAGGCCTTGTCCACTACATACTTTACTTTATTTCTCTGAAGGTGTCCTATCAGGTGCCATCGGATATCTGAAGGCAGTACCTCATACTTGTCCACCATCTCCTGAACTTTATTCTCACCAAAATCTCTTTGACCACAGTCATATATTTCCTCGAGCATTTCAACCGGTTTTGTCTTACTCACTGCAATCAGTGTGACTTCACTGCGCTTACGACCTGCACGATCACAGGCACTTTGTATTTTAAGTTCTACGTCTTCAAGGTTTTCCTGTAACATACCAATCTGTTCCTCCTCTAAAGAATCCTGTATTACAATCAGGTAGTAACAATCTCTTTCTCATTAACAGTACTTCCATCTAAAACAATATAATCAAATTGTGCGATACCATAGTGGGTTCCGGATTCTACAATACAAAATTCTGTATTCTGGTCAATGATAGAGATTGTCCGGAAAACAGCATATCCTTTATTAATGCAGTATACACCTTCCAGAAATGATTTTTCACCTACTGTATAGCGGATATTGTTCTCAGGATTTACAAGAACGTCTCCCTCTTTCAGTTGGCTTGTATCCAGATACATAAGTTCCTGTTGGGAATTTTCCTGGGTCACTCTGGCATATATAGTTGCATTAACGAATTCATTCTTTGTTTTTCCGTCTCTGTCTTGTATCTCTCTAAGAAAACCTGCTGTATTCTCATCGTTTTTTGTAAGCATTTCAGAAGGTACTGTATAAAATTCTTTTTTTACAATAGAAGAAATTGGTATTTTCAACCCACTCCGGGTATTCGTAACCAATTCAATATCAAGATATCGCTCATTGGCATAGCGAATCATACCGGAATGAAATGTTATCTTTGCATAGCGCTGGTCATCAACAGTAATAATGGAAAGTTCACCTGTTTCACTCCCTCCGTCTTTTAAAAACTTGACCTTTATTCTTTCTCTGGATTCTAGTTTTACTGTCTGCTTATCCGATACAGGAAATAAAATTGACCAATCATCGCTGGTAACCAATTTATAAACAGGATCTCCCGAGTTAATGGAATCCCCTGTTTTCAAATTTTTTTTCTGGTAATTTTTTTTCTCAAAGTCCCTTGGCTTTAAGTCTTCCTCCTTTAGACTTTCCATTCCGTCTACGGAGTATACAACGATTCCGTCTTTCTCACTGGAAGCCAGCATGATACCATTTGAAGAACTGCTCTCGCCTGAGTTCTCAGAAAGAGTCCCTTCTAAAGACAGCAGGCTTCCCCGAAGGGCGTATTTGAAGTCATATACAGAATCAAAATTATTCGGTGTATAGTATCTGGAGAATTTTGAGATATCTGTACGAAGCTTTATCAGATCGTTTTCATCCAAGGTCCTTGCTGACTCTTTTTGTGCAGAAGTGCTGATACCATATACAATACCATTTTGACGTATCTTTGAAAGATCTCGTGCAAAATAGTTGACATAGCCTTTTGCGGTGGAATCAACAACAGTTTCTTCCCGCATGACCAGGGCGGTACAGGTTTCATTCCTGGACAGGGGTCCGGAAGTCACCTGGTAAGATTTAATGTGGTCAGCTGTTAAATATAGCATCAGACAGACAAGTATATAAAGAAACAGTGCCAAAAAAATCACTGTACCAATGTTCCAACTGATATGTTTTCGCAGATGCAAACGCCCCTTATCGCTTTTCTGCGATGCTTTATTTTCATCCAATATCATACTCCCTTGTATATGTACTTAAGCAAAATAAATAGCCATAACTATTTTAACATTTTGTAAGGCAATTCTCAAGATTAAATTAAAATCTCTTTAAATCTCATGTATAAATCTAGAAAATATGGGAAAATTAGAGATAAAGACTTACGAAAACAGGAGGAATTACAATGAATTCGAGAGGATTAGATTATACAGCACTTACAATTGTAATAATTGGAGCCATTAACTGGGGATTGATTGGTATATTAAAATTTGATCTGGTAGCATTTTTGTTTGGAGACCTGGGATGGGTTTCAAGAACGATCTATACCATCGTTGGAATCTGCGGCTTGTACTTAATTAGTGCATATGGAAGAATTACCGATGGTCATAATGCCTGAGTTATAATGCAGAGTTCAAAAAGGGTCATGTATTTTATGAAAGAATAAAAATACATGACCCTTTTGAATTTGGGACCCCGGGTAAAATTTTATTATAAGGCAAAGACTATCTTATCATGTAGGGATTCCGGTAACTCTCCTTTATCCTTTGAAATACTGAATACGAAAGTTACATTAAAAATCTTGCCGATATTTTCCAATTGAGTGATACAATCCTCTATCTTCGCTGCCTCCTCATCTTCCAGCTTTGCATTACGCAGGAAACTGTCGAGATACATCTGCTCCAAATCATGATCCTGAGAAAGAATTCCACAGATAAAACCAATTAATTCATCACTGTTCTTTAAGGGATAACGGG
The window above is part of the Novisyntrophococcus fermenticellae genome. Proteins encoded here:
- a CDS encoding DUF378 domain-containing protein, with translation MNSRGLDYTALTIVIIGAINWGLIGILKFDLVAFLFGDLGWVSRTIYTIVGICGLYLISAYGRITDGHNA
- a CDS encoding YggS family pyridoxal phosphate-dependent enzyme encodes the protein MLQENLEDVELKIQSACDRAGRKRSEVTLIAVSKTKPVEMLEEIYDCGQRDFGENKVQEMVDKYEVLPSDIRWHLIGHLQRNKVKYVVDKACLIHSVDSMRLAKAISDEAVKKQCQVSVLIEVNVAAEESKFGVSPEEVIPFIEAIADYPNLRIEGLMTIAPYVECPEDNRAVFRGLRQLGVDINEKNINNVNVHILSMGMTNDYEIAIEEGATMVRVGTGIFGVRNYGTSH
- a CDS encoding twitching motility protein PilT, which gives rise to MVQLIVGKKGKGKTKYLLDKVNSEIKSTTGSIVYLDKNSKHMYELNNKIRLIDCSRYPLKNSDELIGFICGILSQDHDLEQMYLDSFLRNAKLEDEEAAKIEDCITQLENIGKIFNVTFVFSISKDKGELPESLHDKIVFAL
- a CDS encoding HlyD family efflux transporter periplasmic adaptor subunit, which gives rise to MDENKASQKSDKGRLHLRKHISWNIGTVIFLALFLYILVCLMLYLTADHIKSYQVTSGPLSRNETCTALVMREETVVDSTAKGYVNYFARDLSKIRQNGIVYGISTSAQKESARTLDENDLIKLRTDISKFSRYYTPNNFDSVYDFKYALRGSLLSLEGTLSENSGESSSSNGIMLASSEKDGIVVYSVDGMESLKEEDLKPRDFEKKNYQKKNLKTGDSINSGDPVYKLVTSDDWSILFPVSDKQTVKLESRERIKVKFLKDGGSETGELSIITVDDQRYAKITFHSGMIRYANERYLDIELVTNTRSGLKIPISSIVKKEFYTVPSEMLTKNDENTAGFLREIQDRDGKTKNEFVNATIYARVTQENSQQELMYLDTSQLKEGDVLVNPENNIRYTVGEKSFLEGVYCINKGYAVFRTISIIDQNTEFCIVESGTHYGIAQFDYIVLDGSTVNEKEIVTT